A genomic segment from Nitrospira sp. encodes:
- a CDS encoding Ribonuclease HIII: MPAAPDLSSLDRIGIDESGKGDYFGPLVIAAVFVTPSTQQDLSLMQVRDSKKISDGRIAEMAPDIRLVCPHSIVAIGPQRYNELYAKIKNLNRLLAWGHARALENLLQQVECCLAVADQFGDERLILSALQEKGKQIRLLQRPKAESDLAVAAASILARAEFLQRLHKLSEGLNTTLPKGASPAVELAGKMVIKKYGREQLGTVAKLHFKTTKQILDDG, translated from the coding sequence ATGCCTGCCGCACCGGACCTGTCTTCTCTTGATCGCATCGGCATCGACGAATCCGGCAAGGGAGACTATTTCGGCCCGTTGGTCATCGCCGCCGTGTTTGTGACGCCTTCCACACAGCAGGATCTCAGCCTCATGCAGGTCCGTGACAGCAAAAAGATCTCCGATGGGCGCATTGCGGAAATGGCTCCCGATATCCGCCTGGTCTGCCCACACAGCATCGTCGCCATCGGTCCGCAGCGGTACAATGAACTGTATGCCAAGATCAAGAATTTGAATCGATTGTTGGCGTGGGGCCATGCCCGCGCGCTGGAAAATCTGCTCCAGCAGGTGGAGTGCTGCCTGGCCGTCGCAGACCAGTTCGGTGATGAGCGCTTGATTCTGAGCGCGCTCCAAGAAAAGGGAAAACAGATTCGATTGCTGCAACGACCGAAGGCGGAATCCGATCTGGCAGTGGCGGCCGCCTCGATCCTCGCCCGCGCCGAATTTCTTCAGCGCTTGCACAAACTGTCTGAAGGTCTGAACACCACCTTGCCCAAGGGCGCCTCTCCCGCCGTGGAACTCGCCGGGAAGATGGTGATCAAGAAGTACGGGCGTGAACAACTGGGGACGGTCGCGAAACTGCACTTCAAGACGACGAAACAGATCTTGGATGACGGCTAA
- a CDS encoding RNA polymerase sigma factor RpoD produces the protein MPKQELLGEVKKLINLGKEKGFLTYDDLNSTLPADVVSSDQFSTIMTMFGEMDIEIVESAETERAPKAAEGEEAIEETEEGEALEENEKEIDLTPGALSRTDDPVRLYLKEMGSVALLSREGEIEIAKRIEEGKKDIATVVYGLPMTLEFVLNLRDQLKNGKIDVREIVPVVETEEDFEEEAVEKDYEELRLKTLDSLNTVRKVSASLKDLYDKARHVGADLEKQKRLRKQIDTVRGQVVDKMESVNLHGVLKDRMTQRVRDLNLLFRQAEREVTSCQRRLGVGGEAGAELLRKLCRTHKDFLAVKRRTGLSEEVLQDIKKHYQAAKGKIRQLEAEEALVSGEEIKDAVKHLDVAEEKVKRGKAELVEANLRLVVSIAKKYTNRGLQFLDLIQEGNIGLMKAVDKFEYKRGYKFSTYATWWIRQAITRAIADQARTIRIPVHMIETINKLIRTSRHLVQKLGREPTPEEIAERMDLPLDKVRKILKIAREPISLETPIGEEEDSHLGDFIEDKKAVSPLEAAIRYDLQRQINGALETLTPREEKVLRKRFGIGEATDHTLEEVGQDFEVTRERIRQIEAKALRKLRHPSRSKKLRSFVESL, from the coding sequence ATGCCGAAACAAGAATTACTCGGCGAGGTGAAGAAGCTCATCAATCTCGGAAAAGAGAAGGGCTTTCTCACGTACGACGACCTCAACAGTACCTTGCCGGCGGATGTCGTCTCGTCGGACCAGTTCAGTACGATCATGACGATGTTCGGCGAAATGGACATCGAGATCGTGGAGTCCGCCGAGACCGAACGTGCCCCGAAGGCCGCCGAAGGCGAAGAAGCCATCGAAGAAACCGAGGAAGGCGAGGCGTTGGAGGAGAACGAAAAAGAGATCGACCTCACACCTGGTGCGCTCAGTCGAACCGACGACCCCGTCAGGCTCTATCTGAAAGAAATGGGGAGTGTGGCGTTGTTGAGCCGTGAAGGCGAAATCGAAATCGCCAAGCGTATCGAAGAGGGGAAAAAAGATATCGCCACGGTCGTCTACGGGTTGCCGATGACGTTGGAGTTCGTCCTGAACCTGCGCGACCAACTGAAGAACGGCAAGATCGATGTGCGGGAGATCGTACCGGTAGTCGAGACGGAAGAGGATTTCGAGGAAGAAGCCGTCGAAAAGGACTATGAAGAGTTGCGGCTCAAGACGTTGGACTCCCTGAACACGGTCCGCAAGGTGTCCGCCTCGCTCAAAGATCTGTACGACAAGGCCCGCCACGTTGGCGCCGATCTCGAGAAGCAGAAACGCCTGCGCAAACAGATCGATACGGTGCGGGGGCAGGTCGTCGACAAGATGGAATCGGTGAATCTGCACGGTGTCTTGAAGGATCGGATGACGCAGCGGGTCCGTGACCTCAATCTGCTCTTCCGCCAGGCGGAACGGGAAGTGACGAGCTGCCAGCGGCGTCTGGGCGTCGGAGGGGAGGCGGGTGCGGAGCTATTGAGAAAGTTATGCCGCACGCACAAGGATTTTCTGGCCGTCAAGCGGAGGACCGGGCTGTCCGAAGAGGTGCTGCAAGACATCAAGAAGCACTATCAAGCGGCCAAGGGCAAGATTCGTCAGCTGGAGGCGGAAGAGGCCCTGGTATCGGGTGAGGAGATCAAGGACGCGGTCAAACATCTCGACGTGGCCGAAGAAAAGGTCAAGCGCGGCAAGGCCGAGCTCGTCGAGGCCAACTTGCGTCTGGTGGTCAGTATCGCGAAAAAATACACGAACCGCGGACTACAGTTCCTGGATTTGATCCAGGAGGGCAATATCGGCCTCATGAAGGCGGTCGACAAGTTCGAGTACAAGCGCGGATATAAATTCAGTACCTATGCGACCTGGTGGATCCGGCAGGCGATCACCCGCGCGATCGCCGACCAAGCCAGGACGATCCGCATACCGGTGCATATGATCGAGACGATCAACAAACTGATCCGGACCTCGCGCCATTTGGTGCAAAAGCTCGGGCGCGAACCGACGCCGGAGGAGATCGCGGAGCGCATGGATCTGCCGCTCGACAAGGTCCGAAAGATTCTCAAGATCGCACGCGAACCGATTTCGCTCGAAACCCCGATCGGCGAGGAGGAAGACAGCCACTTGGGGGATTTTATCGAGGACAAAAAGGCGGTCTCGCCGTTGGAAGCGGCCATCCGGTACGACTTGCAGCGTCAGATCAACGGAGCGCTGGAAACGCTGACTCCTCGGGAAGAAAAGGTCTTGCGCAAACGATTCGGCATCGGCGAGGCCACCGACCATACGCTGGAGGAAGTCGGACAGGACTTTGAGGTCACGCGCGAGCGCATCCGGCAAATCGAGGCGAAGGCGTTGCGGAAGCTTCGGCATCCGAGCCGCAGCAAGAAGTTGCGCAGTTTCGTGGAAAGCCTCTAG
- a CDS encoding DNA primase DnaG produces the protein MGRGLISDDVINQIRDRVDIAEVVGQHVALTRAGQNLKGLCPFHQEKSPSFTVSSSRQIFHCFGCGAGGNVYTFLMKLTGAGFPEVVRDLGRKVGVDVPESIGGYSSQERTQLNRLERLNVAAGIWYRRMLTEGAGGAQARAYLESRGLQPNIVEQFQLGYAPPHGDGLSKAMLKEGFAPTDLVAAGLALPRDHSGPPQRSLSGPHDRFRSRVMFPILDLRKRIVGFGGRMLGEGMPKYLNSPETPLFKKGQTVFALDAAREAAGREQTLIIVEGYFDAIALHQAGVTHTVATLGTALTAEHITVIRRFASNVVLLFDPDQAGVRAALRTLDLFVNSGIAVRVVSLPEGEDPDTYVRKYGADGFTALHRAAPSLLDFAMEHSLRTAGSGTVEDRVRAVDAVLRILQKGAHPIEREERIRLVAERLGLSQQRLIDRYPALAAEEQRRNPVRTPAQVPAAQSKLKCYPEERDLAHLLVQGSLSSTDLRKLSPEAFSVPAYRRLIECALRHLERDGRLSLRDLLDDLIDDQECGPLVTELSMLEQHYDDAPTHIAGCLDMLERRGRERILGALIQELKVAERERREDDVHRLNRQINEMRIRKAGVGPAALTSAVKE, from the coding sequence GTGGGCCGAGGCCTGATTTCGGACGACGTGATCAACCAAATCAGAGACCGGGTGGACATCGCGGAGGTTGTGGGCCAACATGTGGCGTTGACCAGAGCCGGGCAAAACCTCAAAGGCTTGTGTCCGTTCCACCAAGAAAAGTCCCCTTCCTTCACGGTCAGTTCCTCGCGACAGATCTTCCACTGTTTTGGCTGCGGGGCCGGCGGCAATGTGTATACGTTTCTCATGAAATTGACGGGGGCTGGGTTTCCTGAGGTTGTTCGGGACTTGGGGCGTAAGGTGGGGGTGGATGTTCCCGAATCGATCGGCGGCTATTCCAGTCAGGAGCGTACGCAACTGAATCGCCTGGAACGGCTCAATGTTGCAGCCGGAATCTGGTACCGGCGGATGTTGACTGAAGGCGCGGGAGGGGCTCAGGCTCGAGCCTACCTCGAAAGCCGCGGCCTGCAACCCAATATCGTCGAACAGTTCCAACTGGGCTATGCGCCGCCCCACGGGGATGGGCTCAGCAAAGCCATGCTGAAGGAGGGTTTCGCTCCTACGGATCTCGTTGCGGCTGGGTTGGCCCTTCCGCGAGACCACAGCGGACCGCCACAACGTTCCCTGTCCGGGCCCCACGATCGGTTCCGTTCCCGCGTGATGTTTCCGATTCTGGATTTGCGCAAGCGGATCGTGGGGTTCGGCGGGCGGATGCTCGGAGAAGGGATGCCGAAATATTTGAACTCTCCTGAGACTCCCTTGTTTAAGAAGGGACAAACCGTGTTTGCGTTGGATGCGGCACGCGAAGCGGCCGGCCGAGAACAGACTCTGATCATTGTCGAAGGGTATTTCGATGCCATCGCATTGCATCAGGCGGGAGTCACGCATACGGTTGCCACGCTGGGCACTGCTTTGACCGCCGAGCACATCACGGTGATCAGGCGATTTGCTTCGAATGTCGTGTTGCTGTTCGATCCCGACCAGGCCGGCGTACGAGCCGCGCTACGGACGCTGGATCTGTTCGTCAACAGCGGCATCGCCGTCAGGGTGGTCTCGTTGCCTGAAGGCGAAGATCCCGACACATACGTCAGAAAATACGGAGCCGATGGATTCACCGCCTTGCACAGGGCGGCGCCGAGCCTCTTGGATTTCGCGATGGAACACAGCTTGCGCACGGCCGGGTCCGGCACGGTCGAAGATCGTGTTCGGGCCGTGGACGCGGTGTTGCGCATTCTGCAGAAGGGTGCCCATCCTATCGAGCGCGAGGAACGGATTCGCCTTGTGGCGGAACGATTGGGGCTCAGCCAGCAGAGGCTGATTGATCGTTACCCGGCGCTTGCCGCTGAAGAACAGCGGCGGAATCCGGTGCGTACGCCGGCTCAGGTTCCCGCGGCTCAGTCGAAATTGAAATGTTATCCGGAAGAACGTGATTTGGCGCATCTGTTGGTGCAAGGGAGCCTGTCGTCGACAGATCTTCGTAAACTATCGCCGGAGGCCTTCTCGGTGCCGGCCTATCGACGTCTTATCGAGTGCGCGCTTCGCCACCTCGAACGGGACGGACGACTGTCCTTGCGCGACCTGCTGGACGACCTGATCGACGATCAGGAATGCGGTCCGCTGGTGACCGAATTGTCGATGTTGGAACAACACTATGACGACGCTCCGACGCACATTGCCGGATGTTTGGACATGCTGGAGCGGAGAGGCCGCGAGAGGATCCTGGGTGCGCTGATTCAGGAATTGAAAGTCGCCGAACGTGAGCGGCGGGAGGACGATGTCCATCGTCTGAACAGACAGATCAACGAGATGCGGATTCGGAAGGCTGGCGTGGGGCCGGCTGCGCTGACGTCTGCGGTGAAGGAGTAG
- a CDS encoding Histidine triad nucleotide-binding protein 1 (HINT1) encodes MSSCLFCRIVEGGIPAKILYQDEQALAFEDINAQAPMHTLVIPKRHVGSVQDCHEQDQPLLGHLLLICSKVARMKNLAESGYRIVTNTGADGGQTVFHLHFHVLGGRHMAWPPG; translated from the coding sequence ATGAGCAGTTGCCTGTTCTGCCGTATCGTCGAAGGCGGTATTCCAGCCAAGATTCTGTATCAGGATGAGCAGGCACTGGCTTTCGAAGACATCAACGCTCAGGCCCCCATGCATACCCTGGTGATTCCGAAGCGCCATGTGGGCTCTGTCCAGGATTGCCACGAACAGGACCAGCCCTTGTTGGGCCATCTCCTGTTGATCTGTTCGAAAGTCGCGCGGATGAAGAATCTGGCCGAATCCGGCTATCGTATCGTGACGAATACCGGGGCGGACGGTGGGCAGACCGTGTTCCATCTCCATTTCCATGTGCTCGGCGGGCGACACATGGCTTGGCCGCCTGGGTAG
- a CDS encoding Phosphoribosyl-AMP cyclohydrolase / Phosphoribosyl-ATP pyrophosphatase, whose amino-acid sequence MSKDSRSMAVDGQGLIPAVIQDWLDGTVLMLGYMNQEAITKTLATRSVHFWSRSRGKLWEKGETSGHFLLVKDLFVDCDRDTILVKAEPVGPTCHTGERTCFFARLTEEGQAGEDKTQDAAGGILERIYETILARKAMPQPDSYVSKLLQGGPDRILKKIAEEAGEVIIAAKNRKQEEIIYETADLLFHTLLVLGYHDVTLGEVYRELGTRFGKSGLRSAPKGGSQ is encoded by the coding sequence ATGTCGAAGGATAGTCGTAGCATGGCGGTCGACGGACAGGGCTTGATTCCCGCTGTGATCCAGGATTGGCTCGATGGGACGGTCTTGATGCTGGGGTACATGAATCAAGAGGCCATCACCAAAACCCTTGCGACGAGATCCGTCCACTTTTGGAGCCGGTCGCGCGGAAAACTGTGGGAGAAGGGCGAGACCTCCGGACATTTCCTGCTGGTGAAAGACCTGTTTGTCGATTGCGATCGCGATACGATTCTTGTGAAGGCCGAGCCGGTCGGGCCGACCTGCCACACCGGTGAGCGCACCTGTTTTTTTGCCCGGCTGACGGAGGAAGGGCAAGCCGGGGAGGACAAGACTCAGGACGCAGCCGGCGGTATCCTGGAGCGTATCTATGAGACTATCCTCGCACGTAAGGCCATGCCGCAGCCCGATTCCTATGTTTCGAAGTTGTTGCAAGGCGGACCTGATCGTATTTTGAAGAAGATCGCCGAAGAAGCCGGTGAGGTGATCATCGCTGCGAAGAACCGGAAGCAGGAGGAGATCATCTATGAGACGGCCGATCTGCTCTTCCACACCTTGCTGGTGTTGGGGTATCACGATGTGACGCTCGGGGAAGTGTATCGCGAACTCGGAACGCGCTTTGGAAAGTCCGGATTACGGTCGGCGCCGAAGGGAGGATCGCAATGA
- a CDS encoding Imidazole glycerol phosphate synthase cyclase subunit, whose amino-acid sequence MLTKRIIPCLDVKDGRVVKGVSFVNLRDAGDPVEVAAVYDREGADELCFLDITASHENRTTIIDVVERTAARVFMPLTVGGGVRTLDDIRALLNAGADKVSINTTAVQQPEFVRDAAQRFGTQCIVVAIDAKRSEQANRWEVFTHGGRKPTGLDAIEWASHMERYGAGEILLTSMDQDGRQNGYDLALTAAVSERLSIPVIASGGVGTLEHLYDGLVKGKADAVLAASIFHYRTHTIQDAKAYLYDRGVPIRLIPV is encoded by the coding sequence ATGCTGACCAAGCGCATCATTCCCTGTCTGGACGTGAAAGACGGTCGCGTCGTCAAGGGGGTGAGTTTCGTCAACCTGCGCGACGCCGGGGATCCGGTCGAGGTGGCCGCCGTCTACGATCGCGAGGGGGCGGACGAGTTGTGTTTCCTGGACATCACCGCCTCGCATGAAAACCGTACCACCATCATCGATGTGGTGGAGCGAACCGCAGCCCGGGTGTTCATGCCCCTTACGGTCGGCGGTGGAGTGCGAACACTCGATGACATTCGGGCGTTGCTCAATGCCGGCGCCGACAAGGTCAGCATCAACACCACGGCTGTGCAGCAACCGGAGTTCGTGCGGGACGCCGCGCAGCGATTCGGCACGCAATGCATCGTGGTGGCGATCGATGCCAAGCGGTCGGAGCAAGCCAATCGTTGGGAAGTGTTTACCCATGGCGGCAGGAAGCCGACCGGCCTTGATGCGATCGAATGGGCGTCACACATGGAACGGTACGGAGCCGGAGAGATCCTCCTGACCAGCATGGATCAGGACGGTCGGCAGAACGGGTATGATCTGGCACTGACCGCAGCGGTGTCGGAACGTCTGTCGATTCCGGTGATCGCCTCCGGTGGGGTGGGCACTTTGGAACATTTGTATGATGGATTGGTGAAGGGCAAGGCCGATGCGGTGCTGGCTGCCTCGATCTTTCACTATCGGACCCACACCATTCAGGATGCCAAGGCCTATTTGTACGACCGGGGCGTGCCGATTCGTTTGATTCCGGTGTAG
- a CDS encoding Phosphoribosylformimino-5-aminoimidazole carboxamide ribotide isomerase, with protein MLVIPAIDLKDGRCVRLRQGDMTAETVYSDDVPSVARRWQQEGAGLIHIVDLNGAVDGEPKNLPQIEAVMKTVSVKVQVGGGIRTIDTVRRYLETGVARVVLGTAALTDRGFLAQACKEFPRRILLGLDARDGKVAVKGWTSVSETRAIDLLKELADHELGAVVYTDIARDGMLSGPNLTALREIVELSSVPVIASGGITRVEDLQAVHSLGPRVEGAIVGKALYDGKLDYHAALIAFGKRQR; from the coding sequence ATGCTGGTGATTCCTGCGATCGACTTGAAAGACGGCCGTTGTGTGCGGCTCCGACAGGGTGATATGACCGCTGAAACCGTCTACTCCGACGATGTGCCATCGGTCGCGCGACGCTGGCAGCAAGAGGGAGCCGGTCTGATCCATATCGTGGATCTCAACGGGGCCGTCGATGGCGAACCGAAAAATCTTCCCCAGATCGAAGCGGTAATGAAGACGGTCAGCGTGAAGGTGCAAGTCGGGGGCGGTATTCGTACCATCGATACGGTACGGCGTTATCTGGAAACCGGGGTTGCGCGGGTGGTGCTGGGGACGGCCGCTCTTACGGATCGAGGGTTCCTGGCGCAGGCTTGTAAAGAATTTCCAAGGCGCATCCTGTTGGGTCTCGATGCGCGGGATGGCAAGGTGGCGGTGAAGGGGTGGACCAGCGTTTCCGAGACGAGGGCCATCGACCTCCTCAAGGAACTCGCCGATCATGAGCTGGGCGCCGTCGTCTATACGGACATCGCACGGGACGGCATGTTGAGCGGGCCCAATCTGACGGCCTTGCGGGAAATCGTCGAATTGTCATCGGTTCCTGTCATCGCCTCCGGCGGCATTACGCGTGTGGAGGACCTGCAGGCGGTACACTCGCTTGGTCCACGGGTTGAAGGCGCCATCGTCGGCAAAGCACTGTATGACGGCAAATTGGATTATCACGCCGCTCTTATAGCCTTCGGCAAACGGCAGAGGTGA
- a CDS encoding Imidazole glycerol phosphate synthase amidotransferase subunit HisH — MIAIIDYGMGNLRSVHKAFEAVGHRAVVTRDARVIADASHVVLPGVGAFGDCMANLERYELIGPVQAAIQSGKPFMGICLGLQLLFTESEEFGTHKGFGIIPGRVKKFVRDPALKVPHMGWNDIAIVRLAPPFEGVATGSRCYFVHSYYVEPVDSAVVAAVTEYGKPFAAAVWKDNVVACQFHPEKSQRVGLQIIKNFGAWR, encoded by the coding sequence ATGATCGCCATCATCGATTACGGCATGGGCAACCTTCGGAGTGTCCATAAGGCCTTCGAGGCGGTAGGACATCGGGCGGTGGTGACGCGCGATGCTCGCGTGATCGCCGACGCCAGCCATGTCGTGTTGCCCGGTGTGGGGGCCTTCGGCGATTGCATGGCGAATCTGGAACGGTATGAGCTGATTGGGCCGGTTCAGGCCGCCATTCAATCCGGTAAACCGTTCATGGGTATCTGTCTGGGGTTGCAACTGCTGTTTACGGAGAGCGAAGAGTTCGGTACCCACAAGGGGTTCGGGATCATTCCCGGTCGCGTCAAAAAGTTTGTCCGCGATCCGGCGTTGAAGGTGCCGCATATGGGGTGGAACGACATTGCGATCGTGCGACTTGCACCACCCTTCGAAGGAGTGGCGACCGGCAGTCGTTGTTACTTCGTGCACTCCTATTATGTCGAACCTGTTGACTCCGCGGTGGTTGCCGCAGTGACCGAGTACGGAAAGCCCTTTGCCGCTGCTGTGTGGAAAGACAATGTCGTCGCTTGCCAGTTCCATCCCGAAAAAAGTCAAAGAGTCGGGCTTCAGATCATCAAGAATTTCGGAGCTTGGCGGTGA
- a CDS encoding Imidazoleglycerol-phosphate dehydratase: MKKNGAPRQASLHRATKETDIRVEWTLDGTGQGKIDTSIRFFDHMLDLLAKHGFFDLTVQAKGDIDIDEHHTVEDVGIVMGKVLHQALGEKAGVKRFGWASVPLDETLAQVTVDLSGRPYLVYNVNLPDRKIKHFDLGLFEDFFQAFVTHGGLNLHVNLMYGRNPHHIMEAIFKALAKALDQATMLEERLSGAVLSTKGSL; this comes from the coding sequence ATGAAAAAGAATGGCGCCCCGAGGCAGGCCTCGCTCCACCGGGCCACGAAGGAGACGGATATCCGCGTCGAATGGACCCTGGACGGCACCGGGCAGGGGAAAATCGATACCTCCATCCGCTTTTTCGACCACATGTTGGATCTCTTGGCCAAACATGGATTCTTCGACCTGACCGTGCAGGCCAAGGGCGATATCGATATCGATGAACACCACACGGTGGAGGATGTCGGCATCGTCATGGGTAAGGTCTTGCATCAAGCGCTGGGCGAGAAGGCAGGAGTCAAACGATTCGGGTGGGCGTCGGTGCCGTTGGATGAAACCCTTGCGCAGGTGACGGTTGATCTCAGCGGGCGTCCGTACCTGGTCTACAACGTGAATTTGCCGGATCGGAAGATCAAACATTTCGATCTGGGCCTGTTCGAGGATTTTTTCCAAGCCTTTGTGACGCACGGCGGGCTGAATCTGCACGTGAATCTCATGTATGGACGCAATCCACACCACATCATGGAAGCCATCTTCAAGGCGTTGGCCAAGGCGCTGGATCAGGCCACGATGTTGGAAGAGCGGCTGTCAGGGGCAGTCCTGTCGACCAAAGGAAGTCTATAA
- a CDS encoding Histidinol dehydrogenase, which translates to MSIITHTDRAFAKALRNIVTRSRSQGGGVEKAVRTILRAVERGGDRAVLRYTKKFDRFSLNLDQVRVTPEEVKEAYYHIRKDEGDALRYAADRVRQFHERQRTKTWMYQEQQATLGQLVTPLDAVGVYVPGGKAVYPSSVLMCAIPAKVAGVRRTVMCTPTPKGNINPYLLVAADIAGVDEIYRVGGVQAIGAMAFGTKTIGKVDKIVGPGNVYVATAKRLLYGAVGIDMVAGPSELLVVADDDAKPAHVAADLLCEAEHDEDAQVYLVTTSAVLAKEVVRLLQVQLKGLQREKIAAKSIAKHFVAFVVPTMEAAIEVANDIAPEHLTLSVDRPFDYLEQIRHAGALFLGRYTPPAVADYVAGPNHVLPTGATARFFSPLSVSDYVKVSNIVHYTKEELTKAKDHIIRLAHIEGFDAHAKSAQSRFS; encoded by the coding sequence ATGAGCATTATCACCCACACCGATCGAGCGTTTGCCAAGGCGTTACGAAACATCGTGACTCGCTCGCGATCGCAAGGCGGAGGCGTTGAAAAAGCCGTCCGTACGATTCTCCGGGCAGTCGAACGGGGGGGGGATCGTGCGGTGTTGCGTTATACGAAGAAATTCGACCGCTTCTCGCTGAACCTCGACCAAGTGCGGGTGACTCCGGAAGAGGTCAAGGAGGCGTATTACCACATCCGCAAGGACGAGGGTGATGCGCTCCGTTATGCCGCAGACCGTGTCCGGCAGTTCCACGAGCGGCAGCGTACCAAAACCTGGATGTACCAGGAGCAGCAAGCGACACTCGGCCAGCTGGTCACACCTCTTGACGCTGTCGGCGTTTATGTGCCGGGCGGCAAGGCTGTCTACCCCTCGTCGGTGTTGATGTGCGCCATTCCCGCGAAGGTTGCGGGGGTGCGACGGACCGTCATGTGTACGCCGACGCCGAAAGGGAATATCAACCCCTATCTGCTGGTGGCTGCGGATATCGCGGGCGTCGATGAAATTTACCGTGTGGGCGGCGTGCAGGCGATCGGAGCCATGGCATTCGGCACGAAGACCATCGGCAAGGTCGATAAGATCGTGGGGCCCGGAAATGTCTACGTCGCGACGGCAAAGCGCCTGTTGTACGGAGCCGTCGGCATCGATATGGTCGCCGGTCCCAGCGAGTTGCTGGTGGTGGCGGATGACGACGCCAAGCCGGCCCATGTGGCGGCGGATCTGCTCTGCGAGGCGGAACATGACGAAGATGCACAGGTCTATCTGGTCACTACCTCGGCGGTTCTCGCCAAGGAAGTGGTGCGATTGCTCCAGGTACAATTGAAAGGCTTGCAACGGGAGAAGATTGCGGCCAAGTCGATTGCGAAACATTTCGTGGCGTTCGTCGTGCCGACCATGGAGGCGGCCATCGAGGTGGCGAACGACATCGCGCCTGAACACTTAACCCTCTCAGTGGATCGACCCTTCGACTATTTGGAGCAGATCCGCCATGCCGGGGCGTTGTTCTTGGGCCGTTACACGCCGCCGGCCGTGGCGGATTATGTGGCAGGTCCGAACCATGTGCTGCCGACCGGCGCGACCGCTCGCTTCTTCTCTCCGTTGTCGGTGAGCGATTATGTGAAAGTCAGCAATATCGTGCATTACACCAAGGAAGAGTTGACCAAGGCCAAGGACCATATCATTCGACTGGCGCATATCGAGGGCTTCGATGCACATGCCAAGTCGGCCCAAAGCAGGTTCTCATGA
- a CDS encoding ATP phosphoribosyltransferase produces the protein MTVKARRLQKEKPQGLTIALSKGKLLGPVLDLLKQAGYHSAELSAESRKLVFACSSKDATFLIVRPTDVPTYVEHGAADVGVVGKDVLLEQGSDVHEPLDLKVGACRISVAALRGQASPDRWSSKIRVATKYPNVTERYFNQRGVPVEIVKLYGSIELAPLVGLADRIVDLVETGGTLKAHDLAEVEVITHSTARLIVNRASLKLKHEPLTALIERLRGAVAAGRMT, from the coding sequence GTGACCGTGAAGGCGAGACGACTGCAGAAGGAGAAGCCGCAGGGCCTGACGATTGCGCTCTCCAAGGGAAAATTGCTGGGACCGGTGCTCGATCTCCTGAAGCAGGCCGGGTACCACAGTGCCGAACTTTCTGCAGAGAGTCGTAAGTTGGTGTTTGCCTGTTCATCCAAGGATGCGACGTTCTTGATCGTCCGGCCGACCGATGTGCCGACCTATGTCGAGCATGGAGCGGCGGATGTCGGAGTGGTCGGCAAAGATGTGTTGCTCGAGCAGGGCAGCGACGTCCATGAGCCGTTGGATTTGAAAGTCGGAGCGTGTAGAATCTCCGTCGCCGCGTTGCGGGGACAGGCTTCACCGGACCGGTGGTCGTCCAAGATTCGGGTCGCGACGAAGTATCCCAACGTGACCGAGCGCTATTTCAACCAACGCGGAGTTCCGGTCGAGATCGTGAAGCTGTACGGGTCTATCGAACTCGCGCCGCTGGTCGGGCTGGCCGACCGCATCGTGGATCTAGTTGAAACGGGAGGTACGCTGAAGGCGCACGATCTGGCGGAGGTCGAGGTGATCACCCACTCGACGGCGCGGCTGATCGTGAATCGGGCCAGCCTGAAATTGAAGCACGAACCGTTGACGGCGTTGATCGAGCGGTTGCGGGGTGCGGTGGCGGCAGGACGGATGACATGA